A window of the Desulforapulum autotrophicum HRM2 genome harbors these coding sequences:
- a CDS encoding YfcE family phosphodiesterase gives MLGRLIVTADVHGRYATWQVIRSMVKKDDILVVAGDLFDTRYGRLGPDFRPQTIKEEATALGDRFHYVYGNCDVPAFCPGYHYELEFTYSGINILLIHGHAPIANLPRHTNLVIQGHTHVPKLEKKEKFVHFNPGSLAVPRVKAFTYGIVENNRATLMDFTTNTPLFWIDL, from the coding sequence ATGTTAGGGAGACTCATTGTTACAGCCGATGTTCACGGACGTTACGCCACCTGGCAAGTGATCAGGTCCATGGTGAAAAAAGATGACATCCTTGTGGTGGCAGGGGATCTTTTTGATACCCGGTACGGCCGACTCGGCCCTGATTTCAGACCCCAGACAATCAAAGAGGAGGCTACGGCATTGGGAGACCGGTTTCACTATGTCTACGGCAACTGCGATGTTCCGGCCTTTTGCCCGGGTTACCATTATGAGCTTGAGTTCACATACAGCGGAATCAACATTCTCCTGATCCATGGACACGCCCCCATCGCCAATTTACCTCGCCACACAAACCTGGTGATCCAGGGCCACACCCATGTTCCAAAACTTGAAAAAAAAGAAAAATTCGTCCATTTCAACCCGGGTTCTTTGGCTGTTCCACGGGTTAAGGCCTTCACCTACGGAATCGTTGAGAACAACCGGGCAACCCTCATGGATTTTACGACAAACACCCCTCTTTTCTGGATAGACCTGTAA
- a CDS encoding DUF21 domain-containing protein, giving the protein MTESFVSLMTWLGIVFCISQSAMFSGMNLALFSVGRLRLEIEALTGNTQAAKLLKIREDSNFILTTVLWGNVGINVLLTLLSNSVLAGVSAFLFSTMLITFAGEILPQAYFSRNALKMVSLLFPVLRFYQYALYPVTKSSAKFLDWWLGPESIQYFREYNIRELIKMHIEADGADIDRIEGLGALNFLDIDDLLVTQEGEPLDLKSMVELPCENGRLIFPEFKQESSDLFLRQIERSGKKWVVLVDKERLPQLVLDADSFLRHAFFMVSPPDPLCYCHRPIVIHDASTEIGTILNQFKVHSKNPDDNVIEQDIILLWGASKRIITGADILGRLMQGISIKHTATGVKHAATGMEGQH; this is encoded by the coding sequence ATGACAGAATCGTTTGTTTCACTGATGACATGGCTGGGAATCGTTTTCTGCATCAGCCAGTCAGCAATGTTTTCCGGGATGAATCTGGCCCTCTTTAGCGTGGGGAGACTGCGGCTGGAGATTGAAGCCTTGACTGGCAACACCCAGGCGGCAAAGCTGCTGAAAATACGCGAGGATTCCAATTTTATTCTGACCACGGTTTTGTGGGGAAATGTGGGAATCAACGTGCTGCTGACACTGTTGTCCAATTCCGTTCTGGCGGGCGTCAGTGCGTTTCTTTTCTCAACGATGTTGATTACCTTTGCCGGAGAAATTTTGCCCCAGGCCTATTTTTCCAGGAATGCCCTCAAGATGGTATCACTTCTTTTTCCTGTTCTCAGATTTTATCAATATGCCCTGTATCCGGTTACGAAATCGTCTGCAAAATTTCTGGACTGGTGGCTTGGGCCAGAGAGTATTCAATATTTTAGAGAGTATAACATACGAGAGTTGATCAAAATGCACATTGAGGCGGATGGGGCAGATATTGACAGGATTGAAGGGCTGGGAGCCTTGAATTTTCTGGACATAGACGATCTTCTGGTTACCCAGGAAGGCGAACCCCTGGACCTCAAGAGTATGGTGGAGCTGCCCTGTGAAAATGGCAGGCTGATTTTTCCAGAATTCAAACAGGAATCGTCGGATCTGTTTCTCCGGCAGATTGAACGGTCCGGGAAAAAGTGGGTGGTTCTGGTCGACAAGGAAAGGCTGCCCCAGCTCGTACTGGACGCCGACAGTTTCCTCCGTCACGCTTTTTTCATGGTGTCGCCTCCAGACCCCCTATGCTATTGTCACCGCCCCATCGTGATCCATGATGCTTCAACGGAGATTGGGACGATTCTTAATCAGTTCAAGGTTCACAGCAAAAATCCAGATGATAATGTCATTGAACAGGACATTATCCTGCTGTGGGGGGCATCCAAGCGGATCATTACAGGTGCCGATATCCTTGGGAGACTCATGCAGGGAATCAGCATTAAACATACAGCAACAGGTGTAAAACATGCAGCAACGGGTATGGAGGGGCAGCATTGA
- a CDS encoding iron-sulfur cluster assembly scaffold protein: protein MNEQTQMNFWQDHSLEYLEMAFKTDFQERVENPDGHGRRTGECGDTVEFFLMATNGVLTSITYDVDGCKNTNACANTVVHLATGKTVDAAWNITHEDVSAFLKTLPAHDTHCAELAVGAFYLALKDLARQSKHVNTVNTKENAIDGQDIIV from the coding sequence ATGAATGAACAAACTCAAATGAATTTCTGGCAGGACCACTCGCTTGAATACCTTGAAATGGCTTTTAAAACAGACTTTCAAGAACGGGTGGAAAATCCCGACGGCCATGGTCGACGAACCGGTGAATGCGGTGACACGGTGGAATTTTTTCTGATGGCAACCAACGGGGTGCTCACCTCGATCACCTATGACGTTGACGGGTGCAAAAATACCAATGCCTGTGCCAATACTGTGGTTCACCTTGCAACGGGAAAAACGGTGGATGCGGCATGGAACATTACCCATGAGGATGTCTCAGCCTTTCTCAAGACCTTGCCGGCCCACGACACCCATTGTGCAGAGCTTGCTGTTGGTGCCTTTTATCTTGCTTTAAAGGATCTTGCCAGACAATCAAAACATGTTAATACAGTCAATACAAAGGAGAATGCCATCGATGGGCAGGATATCATCGTTTGA
- a CDS encoding energy-coupling factor ABC transporter ATP-binding protein gives MQPALEYRFKQVAHYYGTHRALEIKSLDIAKGSITGLAGPNGSGKSTLLKLMTFAEQPTRGEILFNGKQGQLFSPNVRFKISLLTQKPYLLKRTVYDNTAYGLKIRGTRDNLKAKVSDALLKVGLTFDGFAQRQWHELSGGEAQRVALAARLALRPQVLLLDEPTASVDLESAQLIRQAAFAARNEWGTTLVIASHDRQWLDEISETTLHLFNGKIMKPGIHTMVTGPWTRQNNGLFSTPLGNGQLFIAPVPPEKDALGLIDNLDIHVEVERPANSPKTPDHCDPINGSGFTNRLKGIVTHLMLDQKASRIAVTIQVGDFIFTPRLDREMVASLALYPGSHVIISVDSNHLTWL, from the coding sequence ATGCAGCCGGCCCTTGAATACCGATTCAAACAAGTTGCCCATTATTATGGAACCCACAGGGCCCTTGAGATTAAATCCCTGGATATTGCCAAGGGATCCATCACCGGCCTTGCCGGTCCCAACGGAAGCGGCAAAAGCACCCTTTTAAAGCTCATGACCTTTGCTGAACAACCCACCCGGGGTGAAATTTTGTTCAATGGCAAACAAGGACAACTCTTTTCGCCAAACGTAAGGTTTAAAATCAGCTTGCTGACCCAGAAGCCCTATCTTCTCAAACGAACGGTATATGACAACACGGCCTATGGATTAAAGATTCGGGGCACAAGGGACAACCTCAAGGCAAAGGTGTCGGACGCCCTTTTAAAGGTGGGCCTGACGTTTGACGGTTTTGCCCAAAGGCAATGGCATGAACTCTCAGGAGGAGAGGCCCAGCGGGTTGCCCTTGCCGCCCGCCTTGCCCTGCGCCCCCAGGTCCTTCTGCTGGACGAACCCACAGCAAGCGTTGATCTTGAAAGTGCACAACTCATTCGCCAGGCTGCCTTTGCGGCAAGGAACGAATGGGGAACAACCCTTGTCATTGCAAGCCACGACCGCCAGTGGCTTGACGAGATCAGCGAAACCACACTCCATCTGTTCAACGGTAAAATCATGAAACCCGGGATTCATACCATGGTGACCGGTCCCTGGACACGGCAAAACAATGGCCTTTTTTCAACACCCCTTGGCAACGGCCAGCTTTTTATTGCCCCTGTCCCGCCGGAAAAAGATGCCCTGGGACTGATCGACAACCTTGATATCCATGTTGAGGTTGAACGGCCCGCAAACAGCCCCAAGACCCCAGATCATTGTGACCCCATTAACGGATCTGGATTCACAAACCGGCTCAAGGGCATTGTCACCCACCTGATGCTTGATCAAAAGGCCAGCAGGATTGCCGTGACCATCCAGGTAGGTGACTTCATATTTACCCCCCGGCTTGACCGGGAGATGGTTGCCTCTCTTGCCCTTTATCCGGGCAGCCATGTTATCATATCTGTGGATTCAAACCACCTGACCTGGCTTTAA
- a CDS encoding potassium channel family protein has product MVHVFSALARFFNLLKRENIHRVLFYAVFVLFSGSLLLMFFEKKTPFIDALWWSIVTMTTVGYGDVSPATPGGRVIGIFVMLSGIGLIGLLTATIAGMFIENKFMEKRGMKTTDLKEHFIICGWNYRGETIISEMNQDAKSETIPMVIIADLAETPCVQDNVFFVRGEIDQKTLAMASADKASVAIILSDDTLDTYAKDAKTILATMSIKNLVPDLYTCVELMDPKNMEHLKLARADEIIVVGEISTNLLVQAALDHGVTRFVSELVSNRYGNELYKITIPPYLVGNSFFTAMCRLKERENILCVGVEDASGKKTTSNPDNDYVLKKDDSLMVIAEQRPKLA; this is encoded by the coding sequence ATGGTTCACGTTTTTTCTGCACTAGCACGTTTCTTTAATCTACTGAAACGTGAAAACATTCACCGGGTTCTTTTTTATGCAGTCTTTGTCCTTTTTTCAGGAAGCCTGCTGCTCATGTTTTTTGAAAAAAAGACGCCCTTCATTGATGCCCTGTGGTGGTCCATTGTCACCATGACAACCGTGGGTTATGGTGACGTTTCACCTGCAACCCCCGGCGGAAGAGTTATCGGCATCTTTGTGATGCTCTCCGGCATCGGCCTTATCGGTCTTTTAACGGCAACCATTGCAGGCATGTTTATTGAAAACAAGTTCATGGAGAAACGAGGGATGAAGACAACCGATTTAAAGGAACATTTTATCATCTGCGGCTGGAACTATCGTGGAGAGACCATCATCAGCGAGATGAACCAGGATGCCAAGAGTGAAACCATTCCCATGGTGATCATTGCAGATCTTGCCGAAACGCCCTGCGTTCAGGACAATGTTTTCTTTGTCCGGGGTGAAATCGACCAGAAGACCCTTGCCATGGCAAGCGCAGACAAGGCTTCGGTTGCCATCATCCTGTCCGACGACACCCTCGACACCTATGCCAAGGACGCCAAAACCATTCTTGCCACCATGTCGATTAAGAATCTTGTGCCGGATCTTTACACCTGTGTCGAACTCATGGACCCCAAAAACATGGAACACCTCAAACTTGCACGGGCAGATGAAATCATTGTGGTTGGAGAGATCTCCACCAACCTCCTTGTCCAGGCCGCCCTTGACCACGGTGTGACCCGGTTTGTCAGCGAACTTGTGAGCAATAGATATGGAAATGAGCTTTACAAGATCACAATACCGCCTTATCTTGTGGGAAATTCTTTTTTCACGGCCATGTGCCGGCTCAAGGAACGAGAAAACATCCTCTGCGTCGGGGTTGAAGATGCATCAGGCAAAAAAACGACATCTAACCCTGACAATGATTATGTATTAAAAAAGGACGATTCCCTCATGGTTATTGCAGAACAGCGGCCAAAGCTTGCCTAA
- a CDS encoding PspA/IM30 family protein — translation MSFFKRLFKVGESQAHAMIDKMEDPIKLTEQGIRDLKKDLTAAMTSLAEVKGVAIRTRKEADKKKNMAQDYERKAMLLLQKMQNGSMDAADAERLATEALNLKEQSLAESVRLGTEATAHEQRAAGLQTQVSKLKSTITSYDNDLITLKARARTAHSTKKINAQLANIDSSSTIAMLEKMKAKVEEDESLAQAYGEVAAADAGIDSEIDNALGSTSPGASTDLLELKKRMGIS, via the coding sequence ATGTCATTTTTCAAACGACTGTTCAAGGTGGGCGAATCCCAGGCCCACGCCATGATAGATAAAATGGAAGATCCCATTAAGCTTACAGAACAGGGCATCCGGGATCTAAAAAAAGATCTTACCGCTGCCATGACAAGCCTTGCCGAAGTTAAGGGGGTTGCCATCAGAACCAGAAAAGAGGCTGACAAAAAGAAAAACATGGCCCAGGATTACGAACGAAAGGCCATGCTGCTGCTCCAGAAAATGCAAAACGGCAGCATGGATGCGGCCGATGCAGAGCGCCTTGCAACAGAGGCCCTGAACCTGAAAGAGCAGAGTCTGGCGGAATCGGTTCGCCTTGGAACCGAAGCCACGGCCCATGAACAAAGGGCTGCCGGTCTTCAGACCCAGGTGAGCAAGCTCAAATCCACCATCACCTCCTATGACAACGACCTGATCACCCTTAAGGCCCGGGCAAGAACGGCCCATTCCACCAAAAAAATCAATGCCCAGCTTGCAAACATTGACAGTTCATCCACCATTGCCATGCTGGAAAAGATGAAGGCAAAGGTCGAGGAAGACGAATCCCTGGCCCAGGCCTACGGCGAAGTGGCTGCAGCCGATGCCGGAATTGACTCGGAGATCGACAACGCCCTGGGCAGCACTTCACCCGGCGCATCAACCGATCTTCTTGAACTTAAAAAAAGGATGGGGATCTCCTGA
- a CDS encoding DUF4178 domain-containing protein produces MGLGDFFKRKFASKQADDVDPVSGLSLERMKTGYYVDYDMKTWQIVSTNRYDWGEEDLTHEWQMESHDETLFLELEPDDENYWTISRKRSFRDLDPDVRAAITQSDDPPNEIKFEGKQFFLDETGGALFFKDNAPGREVFKWDYADDSGDYFLTIEQWGETEYELSVGKKAEEYQFSNILPNA; encoded by the coding sequence ATGGGATTAGGCGATTTTTTTAAACGAAAGTTTGCATCCAAACAGGCCGATGATGTGGATCCTGTTTCCGGGCTGAGCCTGGAACGAATGAAAACCGGATACTATGTGGATTATGACATGAAGACCTGGCAAATCGTATCCACCAACCGCTATGACTGGGGAGAAGAAGACCTCACCCATGAATGGCAGATGGAGAGCCACGATGAAACCCTGTTTCTCGAACTTGAACCCGACGACGAGAACTACTGGACCATCAGCCGGAAACGATCATTCAGGGACCTTGACCCAGACGTGAGGGCTGCCATCACCCAGTCAGATGATCCTCCCAATGAAATTAAATTTGAAGGAAAGCAGTTTTTTCTGGACGAAACCGGAGGCGCCCTCTTTTTCAAGGACAATGCCCCTGGCCGGGAGGTCTTCAAATGGGACTATGCCGATGATTCAGGCGACTATTTCCTGACCATTGAGCAATGGGGAGAAACCGAGTACGAACTCAGCGTGGGCAAGAAAGCCGAAGAGTACCAGTTCTCCAACATCCTGCCCAATGCCTGA
- a CDS encoding TetR/AcrR family transcriptional regulator: MGRISSFELLRESERETRKDLIITAATELFREKNFWDISMRDIAGTAGVSASSLYRYFPSRDDLFIEALLIDINKIEILLNERMVRGEGLEALTLAVVDYFLDNEPTFQMMCHFLMRGDETPGVNEKFGAVQLHFLKMFEKVVKTLAGGEEALTQLHIRAFFASLSGIVMTFRRFPGYTDQERRGYIHKLSLLIMSDGKGIGV, translated from the coding sequence ATGGGCAGGATATCATCGTTTGAACTGCTTAGGGAGAGTGAGCGGGAAACAAGAAAAGACTTGATCATTACTGCAGCGACGGAGTTGTTTCGTGAAAAAAATTTCTGGGACATCAGCATGCGTGACATTGCCGGTACGGCAGGGGTGTCGGCCTCGTCTCTTTATCGTTATTTTCCAAGCCGGGATGATCTCTTTATTGAGGCATTGCTCATTGACATCAACAAGATTGAAATCCTTCTCAACGAGCGCATGGTCAGGGGCGAGGGGCTTGAGGCGTTGACCCTTGCCGTTGTTGACTATTTTCTGGACAACGAACCGACCTTTCAGATGATGTGCCATTTTTTGATGAGGGGGGATGAAACTCCTGGAGTAAACGAAAAATTTGGTGCAGTTCAGCTTCATTTTTTAAAAATGTTTGAAAAGGTTGTAAAGACCCTTGCCGGTGGGGAAGAGGCTCTGACCCAGCTGCACATCCGCGCCTTTTTTGCATCCCTGTCAGGTATTGTCATGACATTTCGTCGTTTTCCCGGTTATACAGATCAGGAGCGGCGGGGTTATATTCATAAGCTTTCTTTGCTTATCATGAGCGACGGAAAGGGGATTGGTGTTTAA
- a CDS encoding YbjN domain-containing protein: MVDKFNLIKGFLNDMEISITKEDKAEELVIVEDEENGIKNLVIDCEAPIVVLEQVIMKVPQNKNTLYKRLLQLNRELVHGAFVVDEAETYIIFRDTLQLENLDRNELEGSIHALTLALSEYGSELLEYV; this comes from the coding sequence ATGGTAGATAAATTCAACCTGATCAAGGGATTTTTAAACGACATGGAGATCTCTATCACCAAGGAGGACAAGGCAGAAGAGCTCGTCATTGTCGAAGATGAAGAAAACGGCATTAAAAACCTGGTAATCGACTGCGAAGCACCCATTGTTGTCCTTGAACAGGTAATTATGAAGGTTCCCCAAAACAAAAACACCCTTTACAAGCGGCTTTTACAGCTCAACCGTGAGCTTGTCCATGGCGCCTTTGTGGTGGATGAAGCAGAAACCTACATCATATTCAGGGACACCCTGCAGCTTGAAAATCTTGACAGAAACGAACTTGAAGGGTCAATCCATGCATTGACCCTTGCCCTGTCGGAATACGGCTCAGAACTGCTGGAATACGTCTGA
- a CDS encoding acyl-CoA dehydrogenase family protein, translated as MLNFNLTKTQLKLQEKARKFALEVVLPQAWYYDARDETPLHILERAFDAGLSNSDIPKAYGGKGLGIVEGSIITEEISSACPGMATSIFDNSLGMEPLILSSNEFLKEKYLTLFAKEFKLISFATSEPTMGSDVSSVRCLARPDGEDYILNGTKYWVTNGGIADYFSIFATVDPEKKHQGICAFFVDRKWPGIRVGKPIPKMGQRSSNTVGVHFDNVRVPKDHILAEPGEGFLLSMRTFSRTRPVIGAFAIGAARSAMEYAMDYAKKRRAFDQKIGDFQAIQFKISEMYQKIEASRLLVWKAAWEADNGVDPTLNASIAKFYATETAIEVVSEALQILGGYGYTKMFPLEKLYRDTRLLRIYEGTSEVQRMIVAGYLMGGYKPVMPPLEDLLLHRDQNPSEESAKGAAGEKSWRCRICGHVHYGAEPPEECPYCFFPGKAFKQARADQEKPAE; from the coding sequence ATGCTCAATTTTAACCTGACAAAAACCCAGCTCAAACTTCAGGAAAAAGCAAGGAAATTTGCCCTTGAAGTTGTTCTGCCCCAGGCCTGGTATTATGATGCAAGGGATGAAACCCCGTTGCATATCCTGGAACGAGCCTTTGACGCCGGCCTCTCCAACAGCGATATCCCCAAAGCTTATGGCGGTAAGGGGCTTGGAATAGTCGAGGGATCGATTATTACAGAAGAAATCTCGTCGGCCTGTCCGGGAATGGCAACGTCCATTTTTGACAATTCCCTGGGGATGGAGCCCTTGATTCTGTCCTCCAACGAATTTTTAAAAGAAAAATACCTCACCCTGTTTGCCAAAGAGTTCAAGCTCATCAGCTTTGCCACGTCAGAGCCCACCATGGGATCTGATGTCTCGTCTGTCCGTTGCCTGGCCCGGCCGGATGGCGAGGATTATATCCTCAACGGAACCAAATACTGGGTCACAAATGGTGGCATTGCTGATTACTTCAGTATTTTTGCCACGGTTGATCCTGAAAAGAAACACCAGGGAATCTGTGCCTTCTTTGTTGACCGCAAATGGCCTGGCATCCGAGTGGGAAAACCCATTCCTAAAATGGGCCAGCGAAGTTCCAATACCGTGGGCGTTCATTTCGATAATGTCCGGGTGCCCAAAGATCATATTCTGGCCGAACCCGGGGAGGGGTTCCTTTTGTCCATGAGAACCTTCAGCCGGACAAGGCCGGTCATTGGCGCCTTTGCCATTGGAGCGGCCCGTTCGGCCATGGAATATGCCATGGATTACGCAAAAAAGCGCCGGGCCTTTGACCAGAAGATCGGTGACTTCCAGGCCATTCAGTTTAAAATCTCTGAAATGTACCAGAAGATTGAGGCCTCCAGGCTGTTGGTCTGGAAGGCCGCCTGGGAAGCTGATAATGGGGTCGACCCGACTCTGAACGCTTCCATTGCCAAATTCTACGCCACGGAAACAGCCATTGAAGTGGTCAGCGAGGCCCTTCAGATTTTGGGTGGATACGGGTATACAAAGATGTTTCCCCTGGAAAAACTCTACCGGGATACCCGGTTGCTCAGGATCTATGAAGGAACCAGTGAGGTTCAGAGAATGATTGTTGCCGGTTATCTCATGGGCGGGTATAAGCCGGTCATGCCACCCCTGGAAGATCTGCTCCTCCACCGTGACCAAAACCCTTCAGAAGAATCAGCCAAAGGGGCAGCAGGAGAGAAAAGCTGGCGATGCCGGATCTGCGGACACGTTCATTACGGTGCCGAGCCTCCTGAAGAGTGCCCCTACTGCTTTTTTCCGGGCAAGGCATTTAAACAGGCCAGGGCAGACCAGGAAAAACCAGCCGAATGA
- a CDS encoding ABC transporter permease: MDFILAGLAQAFGLLATGDSATWSAVQATLKVSTCSMLMSMAAGLPLGFLLGYFDFKGKRPLRTVLDTLLALPTVFIGLLVYAFISSRGPLGDFNLLFTLGGIAVGQTILAFPIVTALTAATIEGMDPHLKLTLISLGAGRKNIIATCLWEVRFGILAAAVTAYGRVMTEVGISMMVGGNIKWHTRTITTAIALETGKGMFANGIALGLVLITIAFAVNLSLSFLRKQ, from the coding sequence ATGGATTTTATCCTTGCAGGGCTTGCCCAGGCCTTTGGGCTTCTTGCAACCGGCGACAGTGCAACCTGGAGCGCCGTGCAGGCAACCTTGAAAGTATCTACCTGCTCCATGCTCATGAGCATGGCAGCAGGTCTGCCCCTGGGATTTTTGCTCGGCTACTTTGATTTCAAGGGCAAACGCCCCCTGCGAACGGTGCTTGACACCCTTTTAGCTCTTCCCACGGTTTTTATCGGCCTTCTGGTCTACGCCTTCATATCAAGCCGGGGACCGCTTGGCGATTTCAACCTTTTGTTCACCCTGGGGGGGATTGCCGTGGGCCAGACCATTCTTGCCTTTCCCATTGTAACGGCACTTACGGCGGCCACCATCGAAGGAATGGATCCTCACCTGAAACTGACCCTCATCTCCCTTGGGGCAGGTCGGAAAAACATCATCGCCACCTGCCTGTGGGAGGTTCGGTTCGGCATTCTTGCCGCAGCAGTCACGGCCTATGGCAGGGTCATGACCGAGGTGGGCATCTCCATGATGGTCGGCGGCAACATCAAGTGGCACACCCGGACCATTACCACGGCCATTGCCCTTGAAACAGGCAAGGGAATGTTTGCCAACGGCATCGCACTGGGTCTGGTGCTCATCACCATCGCCTTTGCCGTCAACCTTTCCCTGTCATTCCTGAGAAAACAATAA
- a CDS encoding substrate-binding domain-containing protein yields the protein MKRTRLSFKTLILLMMITIIPLSAATAQEKKLMMATTTSTDNTGLLDYLMPLFSKDTNIEIKWTATGTGKALKLGERCDVDVLLVHAPAAEKRYIDAGFGKDRREIMYNDFVIIGPAADPAQVKGKTVKQALEIIRDNQSLFLSRGDDSGTNKKEKILWNQTGKPLPEKENWYIQTGQGMLATINAAEERMGYTMTDRGTFIKYQSQKGGTAPLQVLVEGDAILLNQYSVLTLDPKNCPNAQYDLAMIFSDWMAGEKAQTLIKEFRLLGQPLFTPNAK from the coding sequence ATGAAACGAACCCGTTTATCGTTCAAAACCCTTATTCTCTTGATGATGATCACCATAATCCCGTTATCAGCGGCAACGGCCCAGGAAAAAAAGCTGATGATGGCCACCACCACAAGCACGGACAACACAGGGCTTCTGGATTATCTCATGCCCCTGTTTTCAAAGGATACCAATATTGAGATCAAGTGGACCGCAACGGGAACGGGCAAGGCCTTAAAGCTTGGCGAGCGCTGCGACGTGGATGTGCTGCTCGTCCATGCCCCTGCAGCTGAAAAACGCTACATTGATGCAGGATTCGGCAAAGACCGGCGCGAAATAATGTACAACGACTTTGTCATCATTGGCCCGGCAGCAGACCCTGCCCAGGTTAAGGGAAAAACCGTAAAGCAGGCCCTTGAAATAATCCGGGACAACCAGTCCCTGTTCCTGAGCCGTGGGGATGATTCAGGCACCAACAAAAAAGAGAAAATCCTCTGGAACCAGACCGGCAAACCCCTTCCTGAAAAAGAAAACTGGTATATCCAGACAGGCCAGGGCATGCTTGCCACCATCAATGCCGCTGAAGAACGCATGGGCTACACCATGACGGACAGGGGTACCTTTATCAAATACCAGTCCCAGAAAGGGGGTACAGCCCCCCTCCAGGTACTTGTTGAGGGAGATGCCATCCTTTTAAACCAGTACAGCGTCCTCACCCTGGATCCAAAAAACTGCCCTAATGCCCAATACGACCTTGCCATGATTTTTTCCGACTGGATGGCCGGAGAAAAGGCCCAGACCCTGATCAAAGAGTTTAGACTCCTGGGTCAGCCGCTGTTTACCCCGAACGCCAAATAG
- a CDS encoding YiiX/YebB-like N1pC/P60 family cysteine hydrolase has product MNRVGKKLATYLSQPLEMDRHVATSRYEDLAATIKKGDILLVEGNSRISTAIKYLTQSTWSHAALCQGEGLGHARINPKEPFLVEADLKEGVRAVPLSFYSRFHTRICRPVGLVEKDIDTVVDYAVSRIGNTYDLKNVFDLARYLIQSPPVPQRWRRKLLSLGSGDPTKAICSSMIAQAFQSVHYPILPEVLMKNSQEMACRRCYREILHIKHYSLFMPRDFDASPYFEIIKPTLVRGFNPYEIEWSVQDGTLEANIQSLT; this is encoded by the coding sequence TTGAACCGAGTCGGAAAAAAACTGGCAACCTATCTGTCCCAGCCACTGGAGATGGACAGACATGTTGCAACCAGCAGATACGAGGATCTGGCAGCAACCATAAAAAAGGGGGATATCCTCCTGGTTGAGGGCAACAGCCGTATCAGTACGGCCATAAAATACCTGACACAGTCAACATGGTCCCATGCTGCCCTTTGCCAGGGAGAGGGTCTCGGTCATGCCCGGATTAATCCGAAAGAGCCTTTCCTGGTTGAGGCGGATCTCAAAGAAGGAGTCAGGGCCGTGCCTTTGTCGTTTTATTCACGATTTCATACCCGTATCTGCAGGCCTGTGGGGCTTGTGGAAAAAGATATTGACACCGTGGTTGACTATGCTGTCAGCCGTATCGGCAATACCTACGATCTTAAAAATGTTTTTGATCTGGCAAGGTATCTTATCCAGTCACCTCCTGTACCCCAGCGATGGCGGCGAAAACTGCTGTCACTGGGCAGTGGAGATCCCACCAAGGCAATTTGTTCGTCAATGATTGCCCAGGCATTTCAGTCAGTTCACTATCCGATTCTGCCTGAGGTATTAATGAAAAATTCCCAGGAAATGGCATGCAGGCGGTGCTACAGGGAGATTCTCCATATAAAACATTACAGCCTGTTTATGCCAAGGGATTTTGATGCCTCTCCTTACTTTGAGATTATTAAGCCAACCCTGGTGAGGGGGTTTAACCCCTACGAAATTGAATGGTCGGTCCAGGATGGCACGCTTGAGGCGAATATTCAGTCGTTGACCTAG